A single Marinilabiliales bacterium DNA region contains:
- a CDS encoding aminotransferase class V-fold PLP-dependent enzyme: protein MTELEKYFTPFRQRIVGVDASFESPFGLQKVIYADWIASGRLYADIEARMSGVFGPFVGNTHTETSHNGSHTTHCYHLAQKIIKKHVNAGSNDVIITAGSGMTTVVNKLQRILGLKGCGKLMNRECLREIDRPVVFLTHMEHHSNHTSWYETIADVVLIEPDENLLVNLDSLRTKLKDYTNRKFKIGAFTACSNVTGIKTPYRQLARIMHEHGGVCFVDFAASAPYVDIDMHPPDPMEKLDAIYFSPHKFLGGPGSSGVLIFDASLYNSESPDDSGGGTVDWTNPWGKYKYVDDIEAREDGGTPGFLQAIRAALAIELKELMGTSNIIEREGEIVNRVFNELRSIEGIKILADNVEDRLAVFSFYHSDIHYNLFVKLLNDKFGIQVRGGCACAGTYGHFLLEVSHEKSQEITDMINHGDLSSKPGWVRMSLHPTTTDKEIGYIIEAVRDITLNHKTLASGYRHELKKNEFVHKSFPELSEEKLAHLFEISTGF, encoded by the coding sequence ATGACCGAACTAGAGAAATATTTTACTCCGTTCAGACAGAGGATTGTAGGTGTGGATGCATCTTTTGAATCGCCTTTTGGACTTCAGAAGGTTATTTATGCTGACTGGATTGCGAGCGGCAGGCTTTACGCCGACATAGAAGCCAGGATGTCGGGCGTTTTCGGGCCCTTTGTGGGGAATACCCATACCGAAACGAGTCATAACGGCAGCCACACTACACACTGCTACCATCTGGCCCAGAAGATTATAAAAAAACATGTCAACGCCGGATCCAACGATGTGATAATTACTGCAGGCAGCGGTATGACAACTGTTGTAAACAAGCTTCAGAGGATACTGGGACTTAAGGGCTGCGGAAAGCTCATGAACAGGGAATGCCTCAGGGAAATTGACAGGCCAGTCGTGTTCCTTACCCATATGGAACATCACTCCAACCACACCTCATGGTATGAGACGATTGCCGATGTGGTGCTGATTGAACCTGATGAAAACCTTTTGGTGAACCTCGATTCGCTCAGGACCAAACTGAAGGATTACACCAACAGGAAATTTAAGATAGGGGCATTCACAGCCTGTTCAAATGTTACAGGTATAAAGACCCCTTACCGACAGCTTGCCAGGATAATGCATGAACATGGAGGGGTGTGTTTTGTCGACTTTGCCGCTTCCGCACCTTATGTCGATATTGATATGCATCCGCCTGATCCTATGGAGAAGCTTGATGCGATCTATTTTTCTCCTCACAAGTTCCTTGGAGGACCGGGATCATCGGGAGTGCTTATTTTTGATGCAAGCCTCTACAACAGTGAATCACCCGACGACTCAGGAGGAGGGACGGTGGATTGGACCAATCCCTGGGGCAAGTATAAATATGTTGATGATATCGAGGCACGGGAAGATGGAGGTACCCCTGGTTTTCTGCAGGCAATAAGGGCGGCACTGGCAATCGAATTGAAGGAGCTTATGGGTACATCAAATATCATTGAGAGGGAGGGGGAGATAGTGAACAGGGTGTTTAATGAACTGCGAAGCATTGAGGGCATTAAAATACTTGCCGACAATGTCGAGGACAGGCTTGCCGTGTTTTCGTTTTACCATTCCGATATTCACTACAACCTTTTTGTGAAGCTTCTCAACGACAAATTTGGCATTCAGGTTCGCGGGGGTTGTGCATGCGCAGGTACCTACGGACATTTTTTACTTGAGGTGAGCCATGAAAAGTCTCAGGAGATAACCGATATGATCAATCACGGCGACCTGTCATCCAAACCCGGCTGGGTAAGGATGTCCCTGCACCCCACAACGACTGACAAAGAGATTGGCTATATAATCGAAGCGGTAAGGGATATTACCCTCAATCATAAAACACTTGCGTCAGGGTACCGGCATGAGCTCAAAAAAAATGAGTTTGTACACAAAAGTTTTCCTGAACTGTCGGAAGAGAAGCTGGCACACCTGTTTGAGATAAGTACAGGCTTTTAG